Proteins encoded in a region of the Streptomyces sp. NBC_00258 genome:
- a CDS encoding RNA-guided endonuclease InsQ/TnpB family protein, producing MRDAETAYRNFFASLKGTRKGPRTGAPRFKARKDTRQSIRFTANARWKITDSGRLNLPKIGAVKVKWSRTLPTTPTSVTVVKDSAGRYFASFVIDTDPQADAEQMPATDRTVGIDLGLTHFAVLSDGTKIDSPRFLRRAEKKLKKAQRELSRKQKGSKNREKTRLKVARAHVKITDARHEFHHQLSTKLISENQGIAVEDLSVTGLARTRLAKSVHDAGWASFVNMLEYKAQRYGRILIKIGRFEPTSQVCSNCGVKDGPKPLDMREWTCAACGTVHDRDINTAINVKTAAGLAVSACGAPVRPELDLAQRAETGSHGFPTEPRAA from the coding sequence TTGCGCGATGCCGAGACCGCCTACAGGAACTTCTTCGCCTCCCTCAAGGGCACCCGCAAGGGGCCCAGGACCGGTGCGCCGCGGTTCAAGGCGCGCAAGGACACCCGCCAGTCGATCCGGTTCACCGCCAACGCCCGCTGGAAGATCACCGACAGCGGACGGCTGAACCTGCCGAAGATCGGCGCAGTGAAGGTGAAGTGGTCCCGCACGCTGCCCACCACCCCCACCTCGGTCACCGTGGTCAAGGATTCCGCCGGACGGTACTTCGCCTCCTTCGTCATCGACACCGACCCACAGGCGGATGCCGAGCAGATGCCCGCCACCGACCGCACTGTCGGCATCGACCTCGGCCTGACGCACTTCGCCGTTCTGTCCGACGGCACGAAGATCGACTCCCCGCGGTTTCTGCGCCGAGCGGAGAAAAAGCTGAAGAAGGCCCAGCGGGAACTGTCCCGCAAGCAGAAAGGTTCGAAGAACCGCGAGAAGACCCGGCTCAAGGTCGCCCGTGCCCACGTCAAGATCACCGATGCCCGCCACGAGTTCCACCACCAACTCTCCACAAAGCTGATCTCCGAGAACCAAGGGATCGCCGTGGAGGACCTGTCGGTGACGGGACTGGCACGCACCAGGCTGGCCAAGTCCGTCCACGACGCCGGCTGGGCCTCATTCGTGAACATGCTGGAATACAAAGCGCAACGGTACGGAAGGATCCTGATCAAGATCGGCCGGTTCGAGCCGACGAGTCAGGTCTGCTCCAACTGCGGCGTCAAAGACGGGCCCAAACCCCTCGACATGAGGGAATGGACCTGCGCCGCATGCGGCACCGTCCACGACCGGGACATCAACACCGCGATCAATGTCAAGACGGCCGCCGGACTGGCGGTATCGGCCTGCGGAGCGCCGGTAAGACCAGAACTCGATCTGGCGCAGCGCGCAGAAACAGGAAGCCACGGATTCCCGACCGAACCCCGTGCCGCGTAG
- a CDS encoding toxin Doc codes for MHLHIDVSWLLDVQEAALGNGEDMSVADYSALVAAVARHKTKLPTLKAADPDAAWRAAALMHTVVRLEPLPYRNGLYAAFVTAQYMSQSGEGIDPPYGALSDLVRKIRDTRLRVPEVADQLRSWKI; via the coding sequence ATGCACCTGCACATCGACGTCTCCTGGCTTCTCGACGTCCAGGAGGCCGCCCTCGGCAACGGCGAGGACATGTCCGTCGCGGACTACTCTGCGCTGGTCGCCGCGGTCGCCCGGCACAAGACCAAGCTGCCCACCCTAAAGGCCGCAGACCCGGACGCCGCATGGCGCGCCGCGGCGCTCATGCACACCGTCGTCCGACTTGAGCCGCTCCCTTACCGCAACGGCCTGTATGCCGCGTTTGTCACTGCCCAGTACATGAGCCAGTCCGGCGAGGGCATCGACCCGCCGTACGGCGCCCTGTCCGATCTCGTTCGGAAGATCCGCGATACCCGCCTGCGGGTCCCCGAGGTCGCTGACCAACTGCGCTCCTGGAAGATCTAG
- a CDS encoding HNH endonuclease family protein: MGGRRSAGHAAGADGSDRGRAYGRARHPADRGHCAATAVDRLPLGTESREGYQPTSFNHWNAGTNPTDGCNIRAAVLIAEAVDAPEIGPGCRLTGGQWWSYYDAMWVTGASDLDVDHMVPLAEAWDSGASAWTPQRREAYANDQDAETSLVAVTARSNRSQSDQAPAEWMPPAPDGAVRCQYASEWVGAKLRWGLAADDTELASLRDIALGCPLESVTYEPAG; this comes from the coding sequence ATTGGGGGTCGTCGGAGTGCGGGACACGCGGCTGGTGCAGACGGCAGCGATCGGGGGCGAGCATACGGACGTGCCCGTCATCCTGCCGACCGAGGCCATTGTGCTGCTACCGCCGTCGACCGCCTGCCACTGGGGACCGAGTCGCGGGAGGGCTACCAGCCCACCTCCTTCAATCACTGGAACGCCGGCACCAACCCCACCGACGGCTGCAACATCCGTGCAGCGGTGCTGATCGCAGAAGCCGTCGACGCCCCCGAGATCGGCCCCGGCTGCCGGCTGACGGGCGGCCAGTGGTGGTCGTACTACGACGCGATGTGGGTGACGGGCGCGTCCGATCTGGACGTCGACCACATGGTGCCGCTCGCGGAGGCCTGGGACAGCGGGGCTTCCGCCTGGACGCCGCAGCGCCGCGAGGCTTACGCCAACGACCAGGATGCCGAGACGTCCCTGGTCGCCGTCACGGCCCGCTCCAACCGCTCCCAGTCCGACCAGGCCCCGGCAGAGTGGATGCCGCCCGCCCCCGACGGCGCGGTTCGCTGCCAGTACGCCTCCGAGTGGGTGGGCGCGAAGCTGCGCTGGGGCCTGGCCGCCGACGACACCGAACTCGCTTCCCTGCGGGACATCGCTCTCGGCTGCCCGCTTGAGTCCGTGACGTACGAGCCCGCCGGATAG
- a CDS encoding TerD family protein, whose amino-acid sequence MSSGNQGVRKAEVRLKWDPSPWNQPPHHLDIIAATYSADAPYGRPVYIVHFDSRSPDGTINMSRHSQTGQGFGYVEVMTLELDRLAPSYARVVVGVAIHQNSGPKTFGDLSNAGVLVAEGYKELLKDDFAQVSGCTATTVAEFTRDASAAWEFHKMVRGFDSDPEIFTAEMGSTP is encoded by the coding sequence GTGAGCAGCGGCAACCAGGGCGTGCGGAAGGCCGAGGTACGGCTCAAGTGGGATCCGAGTCCCTGGAACCAGCCACCCCACCATCTCGACATCATCGCCGCGACCTACTCGGCGGACGCCCCGTACGGGAGACCGGTGTACATCGTCCACTTCGACAGCCGCTCACCGGACGGCACCATCAACATGAGCCGGCACAGCCAGACCGGCCAGGGCTTCGGCTACGTCGAAGTGATGACCCTGGAGCTCGATCGCCTCGCCCCCTCCTACGCACGGGTGGTCGTGGGCGTGGCAATCCACCAGAACAGCGGCCCCAAAACCTTCGGTGACCTGTCGAACGCCGGAGTGCTCGTCGCCGAGGGCTACAAGGAACTCCTCAAGGACGACTTCGCGCAGGTCTCCGGATGCACCGCCACAACGGTCGCGGAGTTCACCCGGGACGCCTCTGCGGCATGGGAGTTTCACAAGATGGTCCGGGGATTCGACAGCGACCCCGAGATCTTCACCGCGGAGATGGGCAGCACCCCGTAA
- a CDS encoding GNAT family N-acetyltransferase translates to MTIVLGTPAVDGVREAMASLREWQYDQAPMQLHSGDIGWNYRFGTAETAAVVRTWSRDGRILAVGMLDSPTLVRMTVAPDAFQDEDLARRLVEDFSLPERGVLPEGAVSIEAPLGLLLHDLLSKEGWGVGEPWTPLFRDLTEPVEDSGVRIKSIGPEQAQDFADVLRSAFNTSRPTREYWYAMSAGPFYADARCLGAYDDQGSVAAVVTVWSAGPGKPGLVEPMGVHEDHRGRGYGRAITVAGAAALREMGSSSVRVCTPSSNVGGVATYKAAGFEVRPEVRDRIRTA, encoded by the coding sequence ATGACGATTGTGCTGGGTACGCCGGCTGTCGACGGGGTACGCGAGGCCATGGCCTCGCTGCGGGAGTGGCAGTACGACCAAGCGCCGATGCAGTTGCATTCCGGGGACATCGGCTGGAACTACCGGTTCGGAACGGCCGAGACGGCCGCGGTGGTCCGGACCTGGAGTCGGGACGGGCGGATTCTGGCGGTCGGGATGCTCGACTCGCCGACGCTGGTGCGGATGACGGTGGCTCCGGACGCTTTCCAGGATGAGGACTTGGCGCGGCGGCTTGTGGAGGACTTCTCGCTGCCTGAGCGCGGCGTGCTGCCGGAAGGAGCGGTGTCCATCGAGGCGCCGCTGGGCCTGCTGCTCCACGACCTGCTGAGCAAGGAGGGCTGGGGCGTCGGCGAGCCGTGGACGCCGCTCTTCCGCGACCTTACCGAGCCGGTGGAGGACTCCGGCGTGCGGATCAAGTCGATCGGCCCGGAGCAGGCGCAGGACTTCGCCGACGTCCTGCGGTCGGCGTTCAACACCTCGCGGCCTACGCGCGAGTACTGGTACGCGATGTCGGCGGGACCGTTCTACGCCGACGCCCGCTGCCTGGGCGCCTATGACGACCAGGGCAGCGTGGCGGCGGTGGTGACGGTGTGGTCGGCCGGCCCAGGGAAGCCAGGGCTGGTCGAGCCGATGGGCGTCCACGAGGACCACCGTGGTCGCGGCTACGGCCGGGCGATCACCGTGGCCGGGGCGGCCGCGCTGCGGGAGATGGGCTCGTCGAGCGTACGTGTATGCACGCCGAGTTCCAACGTCGGCGGCGTCGCCACGTACAAGGCGGCCGGGTTCGAGGTGCGGCCGGAGGTGCGGGACCGGATCCGGACGGCCTGA
- a CDS encoding SDR family NAD(P)-dependent oxidoreductase, whose amino-acid sequence MTSRNYLSELFSLDGRGAVVTGGSSGIGRAIAGALARAGASVVIVARKESELASTVEELTADGCRAAWVSADLGTRDGVRAAAEQAAAVFGEPDILVSSAGINLRPPMGELGEDVWDATMAVNLEAPYLLGQRFGPGMAERGFGRIIHITSQQAHRAFVQSGAYGVSKGALESLARSQAEAWSPHGVTCNTLVPGFVMTPLNMRLSSDPEKVTALAERTMVGRNGLAEDFAAAAVFLAGRGSGYVTGQAIFVDGGLSVH is encoded by the coding sequence ATGACCTCGCGCAACTACCTTTCTGAACTGTTCTCGCTGGATGGCCGGGGCGCCGTGGTGACGGGCGGCAGTTCCGGCATCGGCCGGGCCATCGCAGGGGCTCTCGCGCGAGCGGGGGCCAGCGTGGTGATCGTGGCACGTAAGGAGTCGGAACTGGCCTCCACGGTCGAGGAGTTGACGGCAGACGGCTGCCGGGCGGCTTGGGTGAGCGCCGACCTGGGCACCCGCGACGGGGTGCGCGCGGCGGCGGAGCAGGCAGCCGCCGTGTTCGGCGAGCCCGACATCCTCGTCAGCAGCGCCGGGATCAACCTGAGGCCGCCGATGGGCGAGCTGGGCGAGGACGTGTGGGACGCCACGATGGCGGTGAATCTGGAGGCGCCCTACTTGTTGGGCCAGCGGTTCGGGCCCGGCATGGCCGAGCGGGGCTTCGGGCGAATCATCCACATCACCTCCCAGCAGGCCCACCGGGCGTTTGTCCAGAGTGGGGCTTACGGGGTCTCAAAGGGGGCGCTGGAGTCACTGGCCCGCTCTCAGGCTGAAGCGTGGTCGCCCCACGGCGTCACTTGCAACACCCTGGTGCCCGGCTTCGTCATGACCCCGCTCAATATGCGGTTGTCGTCCGACCCGGAGAAGGTGACGGCGCTGGCCGAGCGAACGATGGTCGGGCGCAACGGTCTGGCCGAGGACTTCGCCGCAGCAGCAGTGTTCCTGGCCGGCCGCGGATCTGGCTATGTCACCGGGCAGGCGATCTTCGTCGATGGCGGGCTCTCCGTTCACTGA
- a CDS encoding cold-shock protein, whose product MPVPFRAAVYGDGFPAVLSTAGKPAASALAGVVKPGRARGVCLALPDPRRLSAIMRGQMLRAPIRWRQELGVPVPSGVVKWFDPERGVGAITQDGDGREAVAHRSAVHGDADRVLVAGHRVRFDVTQDADGVRADNIHPPTRLDRPPAERPQHGQLIWMVPPGLPPRPVLVGG is encoded by the coding sequence GTGCCAGTACCCTTCCGTGCCGCCGTCTACGGTGACGGCTTTCCCGCAGTCCTGAGCACGGCCGGAAAGCCGGCGGCCAGCGCGCTCGCTGGGGTGGTGAAGCCGGGCCGGGCGCGGGGTGTCTGCCTCGCGCTCCCAGACCCGCGCCGGTTGTCGGCGATCATGCGCGGGCAGATGCTGAGGGCTCCCATCCGGTGGCGCCAAGAGCTGGGGGTGCCTGTGCCGAGCGGCGTGGTGAAGTGGTTCGATCCCGAACGGGGCGTGGGTGCCATCACTCAGGACGGCGACGGCCGGGAGGCTGTCGCCCACCGGTCGGCGGTGCACGGTGACGCCGACCGCGTGCTGGTCGCGGGCCACCGGGTGCGCTTCGACGTCACCCAGGACGCCGACGGCGTCCGGGCCGACAACATCCACCCACCGACCCGGCTGGACCGTCCGCCGGCCGAACGGCCACAACACGGCCAGCTCATCTGGATGGTGCCGCCCGGACTGCCCCCACGTCCTGTACTGGTGGGCGGGTGA
- a CDS encoding IS481 family transposase, with the protein MDVQQLAEYRYRAVREVLGGSPIGEVAARYGTSRQTLHSWRRRFEQEGMPGLLDRSRRPRNSPTRLSAEVEAEICELRRRHPRWGARRISHELSGRGLEAAPSRATVHRVLSRNGLVRTQEQQHPRKYRRWQREAPMHLWQMDLVGGVPLADGRECKMVTGIDDHSRFVVIASVVAVPSARAVCSAFTAAMRRYGVPFEVLTDNGKQFTGRHTRPQPVEVLFERICRENGITQRLTKPRSPTTTGKIERFHRTLREEFLDHVAPFESLAAAQEAIDGWVHAYNHQRPHQALSMATPISLFRPHAAVRGGAQHPEQAVAELELSVEAVEPPVLPPQGTAIEFDVRVPPSGEIALVTGRQRVGIHQALAGRTLTVWANHRSVHFLLDGHLVTTVPSRLRPEDLAYLTMRYGARPAGPEPAPPALPRARSGTAILAAGEPVEVDRKVHRDGIVCLAGGRYQVGFALAGRTITLRLDGHLMHAIADNALMGTWPCPVPADRLGQIDRARTARSPLPPPPLPAGAIRAQRKVHASGRFMINGQFIKLGPRHAGKIVTVVIEDTYYRILHGEDELAVRPRKHLGPITRLYVKGMGTQKDRQGSPDDKPSRKS; encoded by the coding sequence GTGGATGTTCAGCAGTTGGCCGAATACCGCTACCGGGCTGTCCGCGAGGTGCTCGGTGGCTCCCCGATCGGTGAGGTCGCGGCCCGGTATGGCACCTCACGTCAAACGCTGCACAGCTGGCGGCGGCGGTTCGAGCAAGAGGGCATGCCCGGTCTGCTGGATCGCTCCCGGCGCCCGCGGAACAGTCCCACGCGCCTCTCTGCAGAGGTTGAAGCTGAGATCTGCGAACTGCGTCGCCGGCATCCCCGGTGGGGTGCCCGCCGGATCTCCCACGAGCTGTCCGGCCGCGGGCTGGAGGCGGCGCCTTCGCGGGCCACGGTGCATCGAGTGCTGTCCCGCAACGGCCTGGTCCGCACCCAGGAACAGCAACATCCGCGCAAGTACCGCCGGTGGCAGCGTGAGGCGCCCATGCACCTGTGGCAGATGGACCTGGTCGGCGGGGTTCCGCTGGCCGACGGCCGGGAGTGCAAGATGGTCACTGGCATCGACGATCACTCCCGGTTCGTCGTGATCGCCTCCGTCGTGGCCGTGCCCAGTGCCCGAGCGGTGTGCTCGGCCTTCACCGCCGCGATGCGCCGTTACGGGGTTCCCTTCGAGGTCCTGACGGACAACGGCAAGCAGTTCACCGGCCGTCATACCCGCCCCCAGCCGGTGGAGGTGCTCTTCGAGCGCATCTGCCGGGAGAACGGCATCACCCAGCGGCTGACCAAGCCGCGTTCACCCACCACCACGGGCAAGATCGAACGCTTTCACCGCACCCTGCGTGAGGAGTTCCTCGATCATGTGGCGCCGTTCGAGTCGCTAGCCGCGGCCCAGGAAGCGATCGACGGTTGGGTGCACGCCTACAACCACCAGCGCCCGCACCAGGCCCTGAGCATGGCCACCCCGATCAGTCTCTTCCGTCCCCATGCTGCCGTCCGCGGCGGTGCCCAGCATCCCGAACAGGCCGTCGCCGAGCTGGAGTTGTCCGTTGAGGCCGTCGAACCGCCTGTCCTGCCCCCGCAGGGCACCGCGATCGAGTTCGACGTGCGGGTGCCGCCCAGCGGTGAGATCGCCCTGGTGACGGGCAGGCAGCGAGTCGGCATCCACCAGGCACTGGCCGGCCGGACGCTGACGGTCTGGGCGAACCACCGCAGCGTCCACTTTCTCCTTGACGGGCACCTCGTCACCACGGTCCCGTCCCGGCTGCGGCCGGAGGATCTCGCCTACCTGACCATGCGCTACGGAGCCCGTCCGGCCGGTCCCGAGCCCGCACCCCCGGCCCTGCCCAGGGCCCGCAGCGGCACGGCCATTCTCGCCGCCGGCGAACCCGTCGAGGTCGACCGCAAGGTCCATCGCGACGGGATCGTCTGCCTGGCTGGGGGCCGCTACCAGGTCGGATTCGCCCTCGCCGGCCGCACGATCACCCTCCGTCTCGACGGACACCTCATGCACGCCATCGCCGACAACGCTCTGATGGGAACGTGGCCCTGTCCCGTTCCGGCCGACCGTCTGGGGCAGATCGACAGGGCTCGGACCGCGAGGTCTCCGCTGCCGCCTCCGCCCCTGCCGGCTGGTGCCATCCGAGCCCAGCGCAAGGTGCACGCGAGCGGCCGCTTCATGATCAACGGCCAGTTCATCAAGCTCGGCCCGCGGCATGCGGGAAAGATCGTCACCGTCGTCATCGAGGACACCTACTACCGGATCCTGCACGGGGAGGACGAACTCGCTGTCAGACCCCGCAAGCACCTCGGGCCGATCACCAGGCTCTACGTCAAAGGCATGGGCACCCAGAAGGACCGTCAAGGATCTCCTGACGACAAACCGTCAAGGAAGTCCTGA
- a CDS encoding lactonase family protein produces MKSRTRRIVVGGGALAIAGAATVAVSLASASQYSGSTAGADHAVFVQGNELDGNTIHVFARDDDGKLSPSGTFATGGQGGDQVDAPTDSLASQGSLVYDDPSGMLLAVNAGSGTVTSFRVEGQQLKDRRVVDSGGEFPASIAVHGKVAYVMNAGGEGSVQGFRITSKGLKPLKGSHRSLSLDNEDTPRFDTSPGEVEFAPDGRNLIVTTKGNNTVEVFPMKPNGLPAVAEPVVNKSAGGVPFAISFDGTGKRMLVAEAEKSTVTTYQVKRDGKLKVLQQPLASGQEVLCWLERAGDFFYGGNTGNSTVTGYRMDKRGKLALTNEVGIAAPPSANSQGVIDLAVTEDERFVYVQNAVSGTVDGFRVEANGSLTKVTTAEDLPAFDESGMEGIAAV; encoded by the coding sequence GTGAAGTCCAGGACACGGCGCATCGTGGTCGGCGGCGGGGCCCTGGCCATCGCCGGGGCCGCGACGGTGGCTGTGTCACTGGCCTCGGCGAGCCAGTACTCCGGGAGCACGGCCGGGGCCGACCATGCGGTCTTCGTCCAGGGCAACGAGCTGGACGGCAACACCATCCATGTGTTCGCGCGGGACGACGACGGCAAACTGAGTCCCTCGGGGACCTTCGCGACCGGTGGCCAGGGCGGTGACCAGGTCGACGCACCCACCGACTCGCTCGCCTCCCAGGGCTCACTCGTCTACGACGACCCTTCAGGCATGCTGCTGGCCGTCAACGCGGGCAGCGGCACGGTGACCTCCTTCCGCGTCGAAGGGCAACAGCTCAAGGACCGGCGCGTCGTGGACTCCGGCGGCGAGTTCCCGGCCAGTATCGCCGTGCACGGCAAGGTCGCGTACGTCATGAACGCCGGCGGCGAGGGCAGCGTCCAGGGCTTCAGGATCACCAGCAAGGGGCTCAAGCCCCTGAAGGGGTCCCACCGTTCCCTGAGCCTGGACAACGAGGACACACCGCGCTTCGACACCTCGCCGGGCGAGGTCGAATTCGCCCCGGACGGTCGCAATCTGATCGTCACCACCAAGGGCAACAACACCGTCGAGGTCTTCCCGATGAAGCCGAACGGCCTGCCAGCCGTCGCCGAACCGGTCGTCAACAAGTCGGCCGGCGGCGTGCCGTTTGCGATCAGCTTCGACGGGACCGGGAAGCGGATGCTGGTCGCCGAGGCCGAGAAGTCCACCGTCACCACGTACCAGGTGAAGCGCGACGGCAAGCTGAAGGTCCTTCAACAGCCCCTGGCCAGCGGCCAGGAGGTCCTGTGCTGGCTGGAGCGCGCGGGCGACTTCTTCTACGGCGGCAACACCGGAAACTCCACCGTCACCGGATACCGCATGGACAAGCGAGGCAAGCTGGCCCTGACCAACGAGGTGGGCATCGCCGCCCCGCCCTCCGCCAACTCGCAGGGCGTCATCGACCTCGCCGTGACCGAGGACGAGAGGTTCGTCTACGTCCAGAACGCCGTCTCCGGCACCGTCGACGGCTTCCGCGTCGAAGCCAACGGCTCCCTCACCAAGGTCACGACGGCCGAGGACCTTCCCGCCTTCGACGAGTCCGGCATGGAAGGCATCGCCGCCGTCTGA
- a CDS encoding peptidoglycan-binding domain-containing protein, whose product MRKTGKSKALLATGTMMAALLGGVITASPANAAAPVFASGPAAAAAIHPCGETTIRTRSALTLIIVPRIRGSISTCYARQGMSGDYVYALQVNILVCYAGTPAATYIKNSGGADGVYGAGTRDAFKWIQRNVWGLTGSNVDGVYGPYARDHMLFALWWHTNTVPTTTNGRCSRYDV is encoded by the coding sequence ATGCGCAAGACGGGTAAAAGTAAGGCACTTCTCGCGACAGGGACCATGATGGCGGCCCTACTGGGAGGAGTGATCACCGCTTCCCCAGCCAACGCAGCAGCCCCGGTGTTCGCCAGCGGGCCCGCTGCGGCCGCGGCGATCCACCCGTGCGGCGAGACGACGATCAGGACGCGCAGCGCCCTCACTTTGATCATCGTCCCCAGGATTCGGGGCTCGATCTCGACCTGCTACGCGCGGCAGGGCATGAGCGGCGACTATGTCTACGCCCTGCAGGTAAACATCCTCGTCTGCTACGCAGGGACGCCCGCCGCAACCTATATCAAGAACAGCGGCGGCGCTGACGGCGTCTACGGCGCCGGCACCCGAGATGCCTTCAAGTGGATCCAGAGAAACGTGTGGGGCCTCACTGGGAGCAACGTCGACGGCGTCTACGGCCCCTACGCCCGCGACCACATGCTCTTTGCGCTGTGGTGGCACACGAACACCGTCCCCACCACCACCAACGGCAGGTGCTCCAGATACGACGTGTGA
- a CDS encoding ArsR/SmtB family transcription factor has translation MQVPLYQAKAEFFRMLGHPVRIRVLELLQYGPVSVRDLLSEIEIEPSSLSQQLAVLRRSGIVVSIREGSTVSYALAGGDVAELLRAARRILTELITGQSELLAELQQADPQPALTPGGGDRHS, from the coding sequence ATGCAGGTCCCCCTCTACCAGGCCAAGGCCGAGTTCTTCCGGATGCTCGGACACCCGGTACGCATCCGGGTCCTGGAGCTGCTGCAATATGGGCCCGTCTCCGTACGCGACCTGCTCAGCGAGATCGAGATCGAACCGTCCAGTCTCTCCCAGCAATTGGCCGTACTGCGCCGCTCTGGGATCGTGGTGTCCATCCGGGAAGGCTCTACCGTCAGCTACGCCCTTGCCGGCGGTGATGTGGCCGAGCTCCTGCGCGCAGCCCGCCGGATCCTGACCGAATTGATCACTGGCCAGAGCGAGTTGCTCGCCGAACTCCAGCAGGCAGACCCCCAACCGGCCCTCACCCCCGGCGGAGGCGACCGGCACTCCTGA
- a CDS encoding IS5 family transposase has translation MSDRRAYPSDLSDARWELMEPVLSAWRSERRGRALGFGRPPEHDLREIMNAILYVDRTGVQWRYLPHDFPHWNTVYGYFAKWQSDGIFAQLNGLLRELVRQQEGRNAKPSACVIDAQSVKTSTSVPATSQGTDNAKKIVGRKRSIVTDTLGLLLAVLVTAAGVQDSVAGTQLLDQIAAAQPGIRKAWVDGGYRKHFVEHAATLGIDMEITTRTPGTRGFTPIPKRWAVERTYGWLMLHRRLARDYETLPARSEAMIHLAMSDLMARRLTGEATVSWRGPTSPDQGRIQV, from the coding sequence ATGTCCGACCGTCGCGCGTATCCGAGTGATCTGTCCGATGCCCGCTGGGAGTTGATGGAACCGGTGCTGTCCGCGTGGCGCTCTGAGCGCCGCGGCCGGGCCCTGGGATTCGGCCGGCCGCCCGAACACGACCTGCGCGAGATCATGAACGCGATCTTGTACGTGGACCGCACGGGAGTGCAGTGGCGCTATCTGCCGCATGATTTCCCGCATTGGAACACGGTCTACGGCTACTTCGCCAAGTGGCAGTCGGACGGCATCTTTGCCCAGCTCAACGGCCTACTGCGGGAGTTGGTGCGCCAGCAGGAGGGGCGGAACGCGAAGCCGTCGGCGTGCGTGATCGACGCGCAGAGCGTGAAGACCTCCACCAGCGTCCCCGCCACGAGTCAGGGCACCGACAACGCCAAGAAGATCGTGGGCAGGAAGCGCAGCATCGTGACCGACACGCTCGGCCTCCTGCTCGCGGTGCTGGTCACCGCGGCCGGCGTCCAGGACTCCGTGGCCGGCACCCAACTGCTCGACCAGATCGCCGCCGCTCAGCCCGGCATCCGCAAGGCCTGGGTCGACGGCGGCTACCGCAAGCACTTCGTCGAGCACGCCGCCACCCTCGGCATCGACATGGAAATCACCACCCGCACCCCCGGGACCAGGGGGTTCACCCCGATCCCGAAGCGCTGGGCAGTCGAGCGAACGTACGGCTGGCTGATGCTCCACCGCCGCCTGGCCCGCGACTACGAGACCCTCCCGGCCCGCTCCGAGGCCATGATCCACCTGGCCATGTCCGACCTGATGGCCCGCCGCCTCACCGGCGAGGCAACCGTCTCCTGGCGCGGCCCGACATCACCGGATCAAGGTCGCATCCAGGTATGA
- a CDS encoding transposase, with translation MTRSWGSENGHLVVLKHSPPEFKADVVALDQSRLGVTVRSVAADRGVNPETLPHWVRAAGANALRTRGNSGPLIALEFEAGPQGPSVRSAGRLRRG, from the coding sequence ATGACTAGATCTTGGGGATCTGAGAACGGACATCTCGTGGTCTTGAAGCACTCTCCGCCGGAGTTCAAGGCGGACGTGGTCGCGCTGGACCAGTCCCGCCTGGGAGTGACGGTCAGGTCGGTTGCCGCCGATCGGGGAGTCAACCCGGAGACGCTACCCCACTGGGTGCGGGCGGCCGGAGCGAACGCGCTCCGGACGAGGGGCAATTCTGGTCCGTTGATTGCCCTGGAGTTCGAGGCTGGGCCACAGGGCCCGAGCGTCAGGAGTGCCGGTCGCCTCCGCCGGGGGTGA